The following coding sequences are from one Pseudomonas oryzae window:
- the rpoC gene encoding DNA-directed RNA polymerase subunit beta', translated as MKDLLNLLKNQGQIEEFDAIRIGLASPEMIRSWSFGEVKKPETINYRTFKPERDGLFCAKIFGPVKDYECLCGKYKRLKHRGVICEKCGVEVALAKVRRERMGHIELASPVAHIWFLKSLPSRIGLLLDMTLRDIERVLYFESYVVIDPGMTPLEKGQLLNDEQYFEALEEHGDDFDARMGAEAVFELLAAIDLDHEIGRLREEIPQTNSETKIKKLSKRLKLMEAFQGSGNKPEWMVLTVLPVLPPDLRPLVPLDGGRFATSDLNDLYRRVINRNNRLKRLLDLAAPDIIVRNEKRMLQEAVDALLDNGRRGRAITGSNKRPLKSLADMIKGKQGRFRQNLLGKRVDYSGRSVITVGPTLRLHQCGLPKKMALELFKPFIFGKLEARGMATTIKAAKKMVERELPEVWDVLAEVIREHPVLLNRAPTLHRLGIQAFEPVLIEGKALQLHPLVCAAYNADFDGDQMAVHVPLTLEAQLEARALMMSTNNILSPANGEPIIVPSQDVVLGLYYMTREAINAKGEGRVFADLQEVDRVFRAGEVSLHAKVKVRINETVKQKDGSIIKNTRIVDTTVGRALLFQIVPAGLPFDVVNQSMKKKAISKLINHSYRVVGLKDTVIFADQLMYTGFAYSTLSGVSIGVNDFVIPDAKARIIDAATAEVKEIETQYASGLVTQGEKYNKVIDLWSKANDEVSKAMMANLSKDKVIDRHGNEVEQESFNSMYMMADSGARGSAAQIRQLAGMRGLMAKPDGSIIETPITANFREGLNVLQYFISTHGARKGLADTALKTANSGYLTRRLVDVAQDLVVTEIDCGTEHGLLMTPHIEGGDIVEPLGERVLGRVIARDVPKPGTDEIIVPAGTLIDEQWVDFLELNSVDEVVVRSPITCETRYGICAKCYGRDLARGHQVNIGEAVGVIAAQSIGEPGTQLTMRTFHIGGAASRSAAQDSIQVKSGGTIRLHNLKNVERADGALVAVSRSGELAVADDFGRERERYKLPYGAVISVKEGDKVEAGAIVAKWDPHTHPIITEMAGTVTFVGMEEGITIRRQTDELTGLTNIEVMDPNERPAAGREIRPAVKLVDANGKDLLLPGTDVVAQYFLPAKTLVNLTDGAKVNVGDVVARIPQETSKTRDITGGLPRVADLFEARRPKEPSILAEISGTISFGKETKGKRRLVITPTDGSEPYEELIPKWRHLNVFEGEQVNRGEVISDGPSNPHDILRLLGVSALAKYIVNEIQDVYRLQGVKINDKHIETILRQMLRKVEISESGDSSFIKGDQAELTQVLEENERLGTEDKFVAKYERVLLGITKASLSTESFISAASFQETTRVLTEAAVTGKRDYLRGLKENVVVGRLIPAGTGLAYHSERKRKRDAEKPQRVSASEVEAALTEALNFSEK; from the coding sequence TTGAAAGACCTGCTTAACCTTTTGAAAAACCAGGGTCAGATCGAAGAGTTCGATGCCATCCGTATCGGCCTGGCGTCGCCCGAGATGATCCGCTCCTGGTCCTTCGGCGAAGTGAAGAAGCCGGAGACCATCAACTACCGTACCTTCAAGCCGGAGCGCGACGGCCTGTTCTGCGCCAAGATCTTCGGCCCGGTGAAGGACTACGAGTGCCTGTGCGGCAAGTACAAGCGCCTCAAGCACCGTGGCGTGATCTGCGAGAAGTGCGGCGTGGAAGTCGCCCTGGCCAAGGTGCGCCGCGAGCGCATGGGCCACATCGAGCTGGCCTCGCCGGTCGCCCACATCTGGTTCCTCAAGTCGCTGCCGTCGCGTATCGGTCTGCTGCTGGACATGACCCTGCGCGACATCGAGCGCGTGCTCTACTTCGAGAGCTACGTGGTCATCGACCCGGGCATGACCCCGCTCGAGAAAGGCCAGCTGCTCAATGACGAGCAGTACTTCGAGGCGCTTGAGGAGCACGGCGACGACTTCGACGCGCGCATGGGCGCCGAAGCGGTGTTCGAGCTGCTCGCTGCCATCGATCTGGATCACGAGATCGGTCGTCTGCGCGAGGAAATCCCGCAGACCAACTCCGAGACCAAGATCAAGAAGCTGTCCAAGCGCCTCAAGCTGATGGAAGCCTTCCAGGGTTCCGGCAACAAGCCGGAGTGGATGGTGCTGACCGTCCTGCCGGTGCTGCCGCCGGACCTGCGTCCGCTGGTGCCGCTGGATGGCGGACGCTTCGCGACCTCCGATCTGAACGATCTGTACCGTCGCGTGATCAACCGTAACAACCGTCTGAAGCGCCTGCTCGACCTGGCCGCGCCGGACATCATCGTGCGCAACGAAAAGCGCATGCTGCAGGAGGCCGTGGACGCCCTGCTGGACAACGGCCGCCGTGGCCGTGCCATCACCGGCTCCAACAAGCGCCCGCTGAAGTCCCTGGCCGACATGATCAAGGGCAAGCAGGGTCGTTTCCGTCAAAACCTGCTCGGCAAGCGCGTCGACTACTCCGGCCGTTCGGTGATCACCGTCGGCCCGACCCTGCGTCTGCACCAGTGCGGCCTGCCGAAGAAGATGGCCCTCGAGCTGTTCAAGCCGTTCATCTTCGGCAAGCTCGAAGCCCGCGGCATGGCGACCACCATCAAGGCGGCCAAGAAGATGGTCGAGCGCGAGCTGCCCGAGGTCTGGGACGTACTCGCCGAAGTCATCCGCGAACATCCCGTGCTGCTCAACCGTGCGCCGACCCTGCACCGTCTGGGCATCCAGGCGTTCGAGCCGGTGCTCATCGAAGGCAAGGCCCTGCAGCTGCACCCGCTGGTGTGCGCCGCGTACAACGCCGACTTCGACGGCGACCAGATGGCCGTGCACGTTCCGCTGACCCTCGAGGCCCAGCTGGAAGCGCGCGCGCTGATGATGTCGACCAACAACATCCTGTCGCCCGCCAACGGCGAGCCGATCATCGTGCCGTCGCAGGACGTGGTGCTCGGCCTGTACTACATGACCCGCGAGGCGATCAACGCCAAGGGTGAAGGTCGCGTGTTCGCCGACCTGCAGGAAGTCGACCGCGTGTTCCGCGCCGGTGAAGTCTCCCTGCACGCCAAGGTCAAGGTGCGCATCAACGAGACCGTCAAGCAGAAGGACGGCAGCATCATCAAGAACACCCGCATCGTCGACACCACCGTCGGTCGTGCGCTGCTGTTCCAGATCGTGCCGGCCGGCCTGCCGTTCGACGTGGTCAACCAGTCGATGAAGAAGAAGGCGATCTCCAAGCTGATCAACCACAGCTATCGCGTGGTGGGTCTCAAGGACACCGTCATCTTCGCCGACCAGCTGATGTACACCGGTTTTGCCTACTCGACCCTCTCCGGCGTGTCGATCGGCGTCAACGACTTCGTCATTCCGGACGCCAAGGCGCGCATCATCGATGCCGCCACCGCCGAGGTGAAGGAGATCGAGACCCAGTACGCCTCCGGCCTGGTGACCCAGGGCGAGAAGTACAACAAGGTGATTGACCTGTGGTCGAAGGCCAACGACGAAGTGTCCAAGGCGATGATGGCCAACCTGTCCAAGGACAAGGTCATCGACCGTCACGGCAACGAAGTCGAGCAGGAGTCGTTCAACTCCATGTACATGATGGCGGACTCCGGTGCGCGGGGTTCTGCCGCCCAGATCCGTCAGCTCGCCGGCATGCGCGGCCTGATGGCCAAGCCGGATGGCTCGATCATCGAGACCCCGATCACCGCGAACTTCCGCGAGGGTCTGAACGTACTGCAGTACTTCATCTCCACCCACGGTGCGCGTAAGGGTCTGGCGGATACCGCGCTGAAGACCGCCAACTCCGGTTACCTGACCCGCCGTCTGGTCGACGTGGCCCAGGACCTGGTGGTGACCGAGATCGACTGCGGCACCGAGCACGGCCTGCTCATGACCCCGCACATCGAAGGCGGCGACATCGTCGAGCCGCTCGGTGAGCGCGTCCTCGGTCGCGTGATCGCTCGCGACGTGCCCAAGCCGGGTACCGACGAGATCATCGTGCCGGCCGGCACCCTGATCGACGAGCAGTGGGTCGATTTCCTCGAGCTGAACAGCGTCGACGAAGTGGTCGTGCGCTCGCCGATCACCTGCGAAACCCGCTACGGCATCTGCGCCAAGTGCTACGGCCGCGATCTGGCCCGTGGTCATCAGGTCAACATCGGCGAGGCCGTCGGCGTGATCGCTGCCCAGTCGATCGGTGAGCCGGGCACCCAGCTGACCATGCGTACCTTCCACATCGGTGGTGCGGCCAGCCGAAGCGCAGCGCAGGACAGCATCCAGGTGAAGAGCGGCGGCACCATCCGTCTGCACAACCTGAAGAACGTCGAGCGTGCCGACGGCGCCCTGGTGGCAGTGTCGCGTTCCGGTGAGCTGGCGGTGGCCGACGACTTCGGTCGCGAGCGCGAGCGCTACAAGCTGCCCTACGGTGCGGTGATCTCGGTCAAGGAAGGCGACAAGGTCGAGGCCGGCGCCATCGTGGCCAAGTGGGACCCGCACACCCACCCGATCATCACCGAGATGGCCGGTACCGTGACCTTCGTCGGCATGGAGGAGGGTATCACCATCCGCCGTCAGACCGACGAACTGACCGGTCTGACCAACATCGAGGTGATGGACCCGAACGAGCGTCCGGCTGCCGGTCGCGAAATCCGTCCGGCGGTGAAGCTGGTCGACGCCAATGGCAAGGACCTGCTGCTGCCGGGTACCGACGTGGTCGCCCAGTACTTCCTGCCGGCCAAGACCCTGGTCAACCTGACCGACGGCGCCAAGGTCAATGTGGGTGACGTGGTCGCACGTATCCCGCAGGAAACCTCGAAGACCCGCGACATCACCGGTGGTCTGCCGCGCGTCGCCGACCTGTTCGAGGCGCGTCGCCCCAAGGAGCCGTCGATTCTCGCCGAGATCAGCGGCACCATCAGCTTCGGCAAGGAGACCAAGGGCAAGCGCCGTCTGGTCATCACGCCGACCGATGGCAGCGAGCCCTACGAGGAGCTGATTCCGAAGTGGCGTCACCTCAACGTCTTCGAAGGCGAACAGGTGAACCGTGGCGAAGTGATCTCCGACGGCCCGAGCAACCCGCACGACATCCTGCGCCTGCTGGGCGTCAGCGCGCTGGCCAAGTACATCGTCAACGAGATCCAGGACGTGTACCGCCTGCAGGGCGTGAAGATCAACGACAAGCACATCGAGACCATCCTGCGGCAGATGCTGCGCAAGGTCGAGATCAGCGAGTCGGGCGACTCCAGCTTCATCAAGGGCGACCAGGCCGAGCTGACTCAGGTGCTGGAGGAGAACGAGCGCCTGGGCACCGAGGACAAGTTCGTCGCCAAGTACGAGCGCGTCCTGCTGGGTATCACCAAGGCCTCGCTGTCGACCGAGTCGTTCATCTCCGCTGCCTCCTTCCAGGAGACCACCCGCGTCCTCACCGAGGCGGCGGTCACCGGCAAGCGCGACTACCTGCGCGGCCTGAAGGAGAACGTGGTGGTCGGTCGCCTGATTCCGGCCGGTACCGGCCTGGCCTATCACAGCGAGCGCAAGCGCAAGCGCGATGCCGAGAAGCCGCAGCGCGTGAGTGCCAGCGAGGTCGAAGCGGCACTGACCGAAGCGCTGAACTTCAGCGAAAAATGA
- the rpoB gene encoding DNA-directed RNA polymerase subunit beta, translating to MAYSYTEKKRIRKDFSKLPDVMDVPYLLAIQLDSYREFLQAGASKESLRDVGLHAAFKSVFPIISYSGNAALEYVGYRLGEPAFDVKECVLRGVTFAVPLRVKVRLMIFDKESSSKAIKDIKEQEVYMGEIPLMTENGTFIINGTERVIVSQLHRSPGVFFDHDKGKTHSSGKLLYSARIIPYRGSWLDFEFDPKDAVFVRIDRRRKLPASVLLRALNYGTEEILDIFYDTNVFHLKDQSLSLELVPQRLRGEIAGFDIKDENGKVIVEQGRRITARHINQLEKAGIKLLEVPLDYVLGRTLAKAIVHPATGEIIAECNTELTVDLLAKIAKAQVVRLETLYTNDIDCGPFISDTLKIDGTSNQLEALVEIYRMMRPGEPPTKDAAETLFNNLFFSAERYDLSAVGRMKFNRRIGREEIEGPGVLSREDIVDVLKTLVDIRNGKGIVDDIDHLGNRRVRCVGEMAENQFRVGLVRVERAVKERLSMAESEGLMPQDLINAKPVAAAIKEFFGSSQLSQFMDQNNPLSEITHKRRVSALGPGGLTRERAGFEVRDVHPTHYGRVCPIETPEGPNIGLINSLATYARTNQYGFLESPYRVVKAGLVTDEIVYLSAIEEANHVIAQASATVDENGHLVDELVAVRHLNEFTVKAPEDVTLMDVSPKQVVSVAASLIPFLEHDDANRALMGSNMQRQAVPTLRADKPLVGTGIERNVARDSGVCVVARRGGVIDSVDASRIVVRVNDAEVETGEAGVDIYNLTKYTRSNQNTCINQRPLVQKGDLVARGDIMADGPSTDMGELALGQNMRVAFMPWNGFNFEDSICLSERVVQEDRFTTIHIQELTCVSRDTKLGPEEITADIPNVGEAALNKLDEAGIVYVGAEVQAGDILVGKVTPKGETQLTPEEKLLRAIFGEKASDVKDTSLRVPTGTKGTVIDVQVFTRDGVERDSRALAIEKQQLDEIRKDLNEEFRIVEGATFERLRAALVGHKADGGPAGLKKGAEISHEYLDGLERGQWFKLRMAEEALNEQLEKAQAYLSDRRQLLDDKFEDKKRKLQQGDDLAPGVLKIVKVYLAIKRRIQPGDKMAGRHGNKGVVSVIMPVEDMPYDEHGTPVDIVLNPLGVPSRMNVGQILETHLGLAAKGLGEKINRMLEEQRKVAELRAFLHEIYNEIGGHRKEDLDGFSDAEILELAGNLRKGVPMATPVFDGAEETEIKAMLKLADLPESGQMQLYDGRTGNAFERQTTVGYMYMLKLNHLVDDKMHARSTGSYSLVTQQPLGGKAQFGGQRFGEMEVWALEAYGAAYTLQEMLTVKSDDVNGRTKMYKNIVDGDHRMEAGMPESFNVLIKEIRSLGIDIELETE from the coding sequence ATGGCTTACTCATACACTGAGAAAAAACGTATCCGCAAGGACTTTAGCAAGTTGCCGGACGTCATGGATGTGCCGTATCTGTTGGCCATCCAGCTGGATTCGTATCGCGAATTCCTGCAGGCGGGCGCCAGCAAGGAGTCGCTTCGCGACGTCGGCCTGCACGCGGCCTTCAAGTCCGTTTTCCCGATTATCAGCTATTCCGGCAACGCTGCCCTGGAATACGTCGGCTATCGCCTGGGCGAGCCGGCATTCGACGTCAAGGAGTGCGTGCTGCGTGGCGTGACCTTCGCCGTGCCGCTGCGCGTGAAAGTGCGTCTGATGATCTTCGACAAGGAGTCGTCGAGCAAGGCGATCAAGGACATCAAGGAGCAGGAAGTCTACATGGGGGAAATCCCCCTGATGACCGAGAACGGTACCTTCATCATCAACGGTACCGAGCGTGTCATCGTCTCCCAGCTGCACCGCTCGCCGGGCGTGTTCTTCGATCACGACAAGGGCAAGACCCACAGCTCGGGCAAGCTGCTGTACTCCGCACGCATCATTCCCTACCGCGGCTCCTGGCTGGACTTCGAGTTCGATCCGAAGGACGCCGTGTTCGTGCGTATCGACCGTCGCCGCAAGCTGCCGGCTTCGGTGCTGCTGCGCGCGCTGAATTACGGTACCGAGGAAATCCTCGATATCTTCTATGACACCAACGTCTTCCACCTGAAGGATCAGTCGCTCAGCCTCGAGCTGGTGCCGCAGCGTCTGCGCGGCGAGATCGCCGGCTTCGACATCAAGGACGAGAACGGCAAGGTCATCGTCGAGCAGGGCCGGCGCATCACCGCGCGCCACATCAACCAGCTGGAGAAGGCAGGCATCAAGCTGCTCGAGGTTCCGCTGGACTACGTGCTGGGCCGCACCCTGGCCAAGGCCATCGTGCATCCGGCCACCGGCGAGATCATCGCCGAGTGCAACACCGAGCTGACCGTCGACCTGCTGGCCAAGATTGCCAAGGCCCAGGTGGTCCGTCTCGAGACCCTGTACACCAACGACATCGATTGCGGCCCGTTCATCTCCGACACCCTGAAGATCGACGGCACCAGCAACCAGTTGGAAGCGCTGGTCGAGATCTATCGCATGATGCGCCCGGGCGAGCCGCCGACCAAGGATGCCGCCGAGACCCTGTTCAACAACCTGTTCTTCAGCGCCGAGCGTTACGACCTGTCCGCGGTCGGTCGCATGAAGTTCAACCGTCGCATCGGTCGCGAAGAGATCGAAGGCCCGGGCGTGCTCAGCCGCGAAGACATCGTCGACGTGCTGAAGACCCTGGTCGATATCCGTAACGGCAAGGGCATCGTCGACGACATCGACCACCTCGGCAACCGCCGCGTGCGTTGCGTCGGCGAGATGGCCGAGAACCAGTTCCGCGTTGGCCTGGTGCGCGTCGAGCGCGCGGTCAAGGAACGCCTGTCCATGGCCGAGAGCGAAGGCCTGATGCCGCAGGATCTGATCAATGCCAAGCCGGTGGCTGCTGCGATCAAGGAGTTCTTCGGTTCCAGCCAGCTGTCGCAGTTCATGGACCAGAACAACCCGCTGTCCGAGATCACCCACAAGCGTCGCGTCTCGGCGCTCGGCCCGGGCGGTCTGACCCGCGAGCGTGCCGGCTTCGAAGTCCGCGACGTGCATCCGACCCACTACGGTCGTGTGTGCCCGATCGAAACCCCGGAAGGTCCGAACATCGGCCTGATAAACTCGTTGGCCACCTACGCCCGCACCAACCAGTACGGCTTCCTGGAAAGCCCGTACCGCGTGGTCAAGGCTGGTCTGGTCACCGACGAGATCGTCTACCTGTCGGCCATCGAGGAAGCCAACCACGTCATCGCGCAGGCTTCGGCTACCGTGGACGAGAACGGCCATCTGGTCGACGAGCTGGTGGCCGTGCGCCACCTCAACGAATTCACCGTTAAGGCGCCGGAAGACGTCACCCTGATGGACGTTTCGCCCAAGCAGGTGGTTTCCGTCGCGGCCTCGCTGATCCCGTTCCTCGAGCACGACGACGCCAACCGCGCACTCATGGGTTCGAACATGCAGCGTCAGGCCGTGCCGACCCTGCGTGCCGACAAGCCGCTGGTGGGTACCGGCATCGAGCGCAACGTGGCGCGCGATTCCGGCGTCTGCGTGGTCGCCCGGCGTGGCGGTGTGATCGACTCGGTCGACGCCAGCCGCATCGTGGTGCGCGTCAACGACGCCGAGGTCGAGACCGGCGAGGCGGGTGTCGACATCTACAACCTGACCAAGTACACCCGTTCCAACCAGAACACCTGCATCAACCAGCGTCCGCTGGTGCAGAAGGGTGACCTGGTCGCGCGCGGCGACATCATGGCCGATGGTCCGTCCACCGACATGGGCGAGCTGGCTCTCGGTCAGAACATGCGCGTGGCGTTCATGCCGTGGAACGGCTTCAACTTCGAAGACTCCATCTGCCTGTCCGAGCGCGTGGTCCAGGAAGACCGCTTCACCACCATCCATATCCAGGAACTGACCTGCGTGTCGCGCGATACCAAGCTCGGCCCGGAGGAGATCACCGCAGATATCCCGAACGTCGGTGAGGCTGCGCTGAACAAGCTGGATGAGGCCGGCATCGTCTACGTCGGCGCCGAAGTGCAGGCAGGCGACATCCTGGTCGGCAAGGTCACCCCGAAGGGCGAGACCCAGCTGACTCCGGAAGAGAAGCTGCTGCGCGCGATCTTCGGCGAGAAGGCGTCCGACGTGAAGGACACCTCCCTGCGCGTGCCGACCGGTACCAAGGGCACCGTCATCGACGTGCAGGTGTTCACCCGTGACGGCGTGGAGCGCGACTCGCGCGCCCTGGCGATCGAGAAGCAGCAGCTCGACGAGATCCGCAAGGACCTCAACGAGGAGTTCCGTATCGTCGAGGGTGCGACCTTCGAGCGTCTGCGCGCAGCCCTGGTCGGCCACAAGGCCGACGGCGGCCCGGCGGGCCTGAAGAAGGGCGCCGAGATCAGCCACGAGTACCTCGACGGTCTCGAGCGTGGTCAGTGGTTCAAGCTGCGCATGGCCGAAGAGGCGCTGAACGAGCAGCTGGAGAAGGCCCAGGCCTACCTCTCCGACCGCCGCCAGCTGCTCGACGACAAGTTCGAGGACAAGAAGCGCAAGCTGCAGCAGGGCGACGACCTGGCTCCGGGCGTGCTGAAGATCGTCAAGGTCTACCTGGCGATCAAGCGCCGCATCCAGCCGGGCGACAAGATGGCCGGTCGTCACGGTAACAAGGGTGTGGTGTCGGTGATCATGCCGGTCGAGGACATGCCGTACGACGAGCATGGCACTCCGGTGGACATCGTCCTCAACCCGCTGGGCGTACCGTCGCGGATGAACGTCGGCCAGATCCTCGAAACCCACCTGGGCCTCGCGGCCAAGGGCCTGGGCGAGAAGATCAACCGCATGCTCGAAGAGCAGCGCAAGGTCGCCGAGCTGCGCGCGTTCCTGCACGAGATCTACAACGAGATCGGCGGGCACCGCAAGGAAGACCTCGACGGCTTCAGCGATGCCGAGATCCTCGAGCTGGCCGGCAACCTGCGCAAGGGCGTGCCGATGGCCACCCCGGTGTTCGACGGTGCCGAGGAGACCGAGATCAAGGCCATGCTCAAGCTGGCCGACCTGCCGGAAAGTGGCCAGATGCAGCTGTACGACGGCCGTACCGGCAACGCCTTCGAGCGTCAGACCACCGTCGGCTACATGTACATGCTCAAGCTGAACCACCTGGTCGACGACAAGATGCACGCGCGTTCCACCGGCTCTTACAGCCTGGTCACCCAGCAGCCGCTGGGTGGTAAGGCGCAGTTCGGTGGCCAGCGTTTCGGGGAGATGGAGGTCTGGGCGCTGGAAGCCTACGGCGCCGCCTACACCCTGCAGGAAATGCTGACCGTGAAGTCGGACGACGTGAACGGCCGGACCAAGATGTACAAGAACATCGTGGATGGCGATCACCGCATGGAGGCCGGCATGCCGGAGTCCTTCAACGTGCTGATCAAGGAAATCCGTTCGCTCGGCATCGACATCGAGCTGGAAACCGAATAA
- the rplL gene encoding 50S ribosomal protein L7/L12, with the protein MALTNEDIINAVSEMSVMQVVELIKAMEEKFGVTAAAAVAAGPAAAAPVAEEQTEFTIVLADAGEKKVNVIKVVRELTGLGLKEAKAVVDGAPGVVKEGVSKEEAEAAKKSLEEAGAKVELK; encoded by the coding sequence ATGGCTCTGACCAACGAAGACATCATCAACGCCGTATCCGAAATGTCCGTGATGCAGGTTGTCGAACTGATCAAGGCAATGGAAGAGAAGTTCGGCGTGACCGCCGCTGCCGCTGTGGCCGCCGGCCCGGCTGCTGCTGCTCCGGTTGCTGAAGAGCAGACCGAGTTCACCATCGTTCTGGCCGACGCCGGCGAGAAGAAAGTGAACGTCATCAAGGTCGTGCGCGAGCTGACCGGCCTGGGCCTGAAAGAAGCCAAGGCTGTCGTTGACGGCGCCCCGGGCGTGGTCAAGGAAGGCGTTTCCAAGGAAGAGGCCGAGGCCGCCAAGAAGTCCCTGGAAGAAGCAGGCGCCAAGGTCGAGCTCAAGTAA
- the rplJ gene encoding 50S ribosomal protein L10: MAIKLEDKKAIVAEVNEAAKAALSAVVADARGVTVGAMTGLRKEAREAGVYVKVVRNTLARRAVQGTEFEVLGDVFKGPTLIAFSNEHPGAAARIFKEFAKGQDKFEIKAAAFEGKFIAANQIDVLATLPTYNEAVAQLMSVIQGATSKLARTLAAIRDKKEAEAA, from the coding sequence GTGGCAATTAAACTCGAAGACAAGAAGGCCATTGTCGCTGAAGTCAACGAGGCTGCCAAAGCTGCCCTGTCCGCTGTCGTGGCCGATGCCCGTGGCGTGACTGTAGGCGCCATGACCGGACTCCGTAAAGAGGCCCGCGAAGCCGGTGTGTACGTGAAAGTCGTGCGTAACACCCTGGCTCGTCGCGCCGTCCAAGGCACCGAATTCGAGGTGCTGGGCGACGTGTTCAAGGGCCCGACCCTGATCGCATTCTCCAACGAGCATCCGGGCGCTGCCGCCCGTATCTTCAAGGAGTTCGCCAAGGGTCAGGACAAGTTCGAGATCAAGGCGGCTGCCTTCGAAGGCAAGTTCATCGCAGCCAACCAGATCGACGTGCTGGCAACCCTGCCGACCTACAACGAAGCTGTTGCCCAGCTGATGAGCGTCATTCAGGGCGCCACCAGCAAGCTGGCTCGTACTCTGGCGGCGATTCGCGACAAGAAGGAAGCCGAGGCTGCCTGA
- the rplA gene encoding 50S ribosomal protein L1 yields the protein MAKLTKRQKAIAEKVEAGKQYSFEDAAKLLAELSTIKFKESVDVAINLGVDPRKSDQVVRGATVLPNGTGKSVRVAVFTQGPAAEAALAAGADRVGMDDLAAEMKGGDLSYDVVIASPDAMRVVGQLGQVLGPRGLMPNPKVGTVTPDVATAVKNAKAGQVRFRTDKNGIIHASVGKVDFEAGKLKQNVEALLSDLKRLKPAAAKGVYVKRVTLSTTMGPGLQIDQASLEA from the coding sequence ATGGCTAAGCTGACCAAGCGCCAAAAGGCTATTGCCGAGAAAGTTGAAGCTGGCAAGCAGTACAGCTTTGAAGACGCCGCCAAGCTGCTGGCCGAGCTGTCGACCATCAAGTTCAAGGAGTCCGTGGACGTCGCCATCAACCTGGGCGTCGATCCGCGTAAATCCGACCAGGTCGTGCGCGGCGCTACCGTGCTGCCGAACGGCACTGGCAAGAGCGTGCGCGTTGCCGTGTTCACCCAGGGTCCGGCTGCCGAAGCTGCTCTGGCTGCCGGCGCTGACCGCGTGGGCATGGACGATCTGGCTGCTGAAATGAAGGGCGGCGACCTGAGCTATGATGTCGTGATCGCCTCTCCGGATGCGATGCGCGTCGTTGGCCAGCTGGGCCAGGTGCTCGGCCCGCGCGGTCTGATGCCGAACCCGAAGGTCGGCACCGTGACCCCGGACGTCGCCACCGCCGTGAAGAACGCCAAGGCTGGTCAGGTGCGCTTCCGTACCGACAAGAACGGCATCATCCATGCTTCCGTCGGCAAGGTCGACTTCGAAGCTGGCAAGCTGAAGCAGAACGTCGAAGCCCTGCTGTCCGACCTCAAGCGCCTGAAGCCGGCTGCGGCCAAGGGTGTCTACGTCAAGCGCGTGACCCTGAGCACCACCATGGGGCCGGGCCTGCAGATCGACCAGGCTTCCCTGGAAGCTTAA
- the rplK gene encoding 50S ribosomal protein L11 produces MAKKITAYIKLQVKAAQANPSPPVGPALGQHGVNIMEFCKAFNARTQGMEPGLPTPVIITVYSDRSFTFEIKSTPASVLLKKAAGITSGSARPNTQKVGTVTRAQLEEIAKAKTADLTAADLDAAVRTIAGSARSMGLNVEGV; encoded by the coding sequence ATGGCTAAGAAGATTACGGCTTACATCAAGCTGCAAGTTAAGGCCGCTCAGGCCAACCCGTCCCCGCCGGTCGGTCCGGCTCTGGGTCAGCACGGCGTCAATATCATGGAGTTCTGCAAGGCGTTCAACGCGCGGACCCAGGGTATGGAGCCGGGTCTGCCGACCCCGGTGATCATCACCGTCTACAGCGATCGCAGCTTCACCTTTGAAATCAAGAGCACCCCGGCTTCGGTTCTGCTGAAGAAGGCTGCTGGCATCACCAGCGGTTCCGCTCGTCCGAACACCCAGAAAGTCGGCACCGTTACCCGTGCTCAGCTGGAAGAGATCGCCAAGGCCAAGACCGCCGATCTGACTGCAGCTGACCTGGATGCGGCCGTGCGTACCATCGCCGGCTCCGCGCGTAGCATGGGCCTCAACGTGGAGGGTGTGTAA
- the nusG gene encoding transcription termination/antitermination protein NusG — MAKRWYVVHAYSGYEKHVMRSLIERVKLAGMEDQFGEILVPTEEVVEMRNGQKRKSERKFFPGYVLVQMEMNEATWHLIKDTPRVMGFIGGTADKPAPITEREAEAILRRVADGSHKPRPKTLFEPGEVVRVVDGPFADFNGVVEEVNYEKSRIQVAVLIFGRSTPVELEFGQVEKV; from the coding sequence GTGGCTAAGCGTTGGTATGTTGTGCATGCCTATTCGGGATACGAAAAGCATGTGATGCGCTCGCTGATCGAGCGCGTCAAGCTTGCCGGGATGGAAGACCAGTTCGGCGAGATTCTGGTTCCCACCGAAGAAGTGGTGGAGATGCGCAACGGCCAGAAGCGCAAGAGCGAGCGCAAGTTCTTTCCCGGCTATGTGCTGGTGCAGATGGAAATGAACGAGGCGACCTGGCACCTGATCAAGGATACGCCGCGCGTCATGGGCTTCATCGGCGGTACGGCTGACAAGCCTGCGCCGATCACTGAGCGCGAAGCCGAGGCCATCCTGCGTCGTGTTGCTGATGGTAGCCACAAGCCGCGGCCGAAGACCCTGTTCGAGCCGGGTGAGGTCGTGCGTGTCGTTGATGGTCCGTTTGCGGACTTCAATGGCGTGGTGGAAGAGGTCAATTACGAGAAGAGCCGTATTCAGGTTGCCGTGCTCATTTTCGGTCGCTCCACGCCGGTGGAGCTGGAATTCGGTCAGGTCGAGAAGGTCTGA